In Nonomuraea muscovyensis, one genomic interval encodes:
- a CDS encoding NfeD family protein, translating to MDEWVIWVILALVLGVAEIFTLTASLGMLGVAALLTAAGAAIGLPVPLQLLVFALSSTAGLFVVRPLALRHIRQPQLSRFGVEALVGKPAYVLSEVTGRDGRIRIGGEEWSARAYDETLVIPEGATVDVIEIEGATALVYPRE from the coding sequence ATGGATGAATGGGTCATCTGGGTGATCCTCGCGCTCGTCCTCGGCGTCGCGGAGATCTTCACCCTCACCGCATCTCTCGGGATGCTCGGCGTGGCCGCGCTCCTGACGGCGGCGGGCGCCGCCATCGGACTGCCGGTCCCCCTCCAGTTGCTCGTGTTCGCCCTGTCGTCGACCGCGGGCCTGTTCGTGGTCCGGCCGCTCGCCCTGCGGCACATCCGCCAGCCGCAGCTCAGCCGCTTCGGCGTCGAGGCTCTGGTGGGCAAGCCTGCGTACGTGCTGTCGGAGGTCACCGGGCGCGACGGCAGGATCCGCATCGGGGGCGAGGAGTGGTCGGCCCGTGCCTATGACGAGACCCTGGTGATCCCGGAAGGGGCGACCGTCGACGTCATCGAGATCGAAGGGGCCACAGCCCTCGTCTACCCCAGGGAGTGA
- a CDS encoding SPFH domain-containing protein, whose product MDPLLLVGLFVILFAVFTVLKAVRIVPQARARNVERLGRYHRTLKPGLNFVIPYVDRVYPMIDLREQVVSFRPQPVITEDNLVVEIDTVLYFQVTDPRAAAYEIANYIQAIEQLTVTTMRNVIGSMDLEKTLTSRDTINSQLRGVLDEATGKWGIRVNRVEVKAIDPPKTIKDAMEKQMRAERDKRAAILNAEGQRQSQILTAEGDKQSRILRAEGQRSAAILEAEGQSRAIDQVFQAVHRNDPDPKLLAYQYLQVLPQLAQGSGNTFWVIPSEVTSALQGVSKAFTEALPQSPATRDEVPHSAEMDAEIARASEAAAEAVADAQEAESPNGPRQLTQAAPDPFPTLAEEQDRSRQEH is encoded by the coding sequence ATGGATCCGCTGTTGCTGGTCGGGCTGTTCGTCATCCTCTTCGCGGTGTTCACCGTGCTCAAGGCCGTACGCATCGTGCCGCAGGCCCGGGCGCGCAACGTCGAGCGGCTGGGCCGCTACCACCGGACGCTCAAGCCGGGCCTGAACTTCGTCATCCCCTACGTCGACCGCGTCTACCCCATGATCGACCTGCGTGAGCAGGTCGTCTCCTTCCGCCCGCAGCCGGTCATCACCGAGGACAACCTGGTCGTCGAGATCGACACGGTGCTCTACTTCCAGGTGACCGACCCCCGCGCCGCGGCCTACGAGATCGCCAACTACATCCAGGCCATCGAGCAGCTCACCGTCACCACCATGCGTAACGTGATCGGCTCGATGGACCTGGAGAAGACACTCACCTCGCGCGACACCATCAACAGCCAGCTGCGCGGCGTCCTCGACGAGGCCACCGGCAAGTGGGGCATCCGCGTCAACCGCGTCGAGGTCAAGGCCATCGACCCGCCCAAGACCATCAAGGACGCGATGGAGAAGCAGATGCGGGCCGAGCGCGACAAGCGGGCCGCCATCCTCAACGCCGAAGGTCAGCGCCAGTCGCAGATCCTCACGGCCGAGGGCGACAAGCAGAGCCGCATCCTGCGGGCCGAGGGCCAGCGCTCCGCCGCCATCCTGGAGGCCGAGGGCCAGTCGCGGGCGATCGACCAGGTCTTCCAGGCCGTCCACCGCAACGACCCCGACCCCAAGCTGCTGGCCTACCAGTACCTCCAGGTGCTGCCGCAGCTCGCCCAGGGCTCCGGCAACACGTTCTGGGTGATCCCGAGCGAGGTCACCTCGGCCCTGCAGGGCGTCTCCAAGGCGTTCACGGAGGCCCTGCCGCAGTCGCCGGCCACCCGCGACGAGGTCCCGCACAGCGCGGAGATGGACGCGGAGATCGCCAGGGCCTCGGAGGCCGCGGCCGAGGCGGTGGCGGACGCCCAGGAGGCCGAGAGCCCCAACGGCCCCCGCCAGCTCACCCAGGCCGCCCCCGACCCGTTCCCCACCCTGGCCGAGGAGCAGGACAGGTCACGTCAGGAACACTGA
- a CDS encoding Gfo/Idh/MocA family protein, which yields MEDLRIGVVGLGLRANLALAAHRPGRGAVVTALCDSDPAALKAQAGRFEAEFLTDDHRRLVERDDLDAVLVLTPDDTHESVAIDFLEAGKAVYLEKPLAISVEGCDRVLRAARRTGTRLYVGHNMRHMGVVRLMRDIVQRGDIGEPKTVWVRHFVSYGGDYYYKDWHADRARTTGLLLQKAAHDLDVIHWLAGGYTSRVNAFGDLMLYGDLPRREPGTPRPEGWLREFDWPPARRTGLHHVVDVEDVSVMNMRLDNGVIAAYQQCHFTPDYVRNYTVIGTEGRLENFGDRPGDTVKVWNTGPTDYRPDADVTYRVPDAQGGHGGADTAIVTEWLRFVREGGATDTSPVAARMSVAAGYMATMSLRDGGMPFDVPPLDADLAAYFDRGQVE from the coding sequence GTGGAAGACCTGCGGATCGGAGTCGTCGGCCTCGGCCTCCGCGCCAACCTCGCGCTGGCGGCGCACCGCCCCGGGCGGGGCGCCGTGGTGACCGCGCTGTGCGACAGCGACCCGGCGGCGCTCAAGGCGCAGGCCGGGCGGTTCGAGGCGGAGTTCCTCACCGACGACCACCGCCGCCTGGTGGAACGCGACGACCTCGACGCCGTCCTCGTGCTGACGCCCGACGACACGCACGAGAGCGTCGCCATCGACTTCCTGGAGGCCGGCAAGGCCGTCTACCTGGAAAAGCCCCTCGCCATCAGCGTCGAGGGCTGCGACCGCGTGCTGCGCGCGGCCCGCCGTACCGGGACCAGGCTGTACGTCGGCCACAACATGCGGCACATGGGCGTGGTCCGGCTGATGCGCGACATCGTCCAGCGGGGCGACATCGGCGAGCCGAAGACCGTCTGGGTGCGCCACTTCGTCTCCTACGGCGGCGACTACTACTACAAGGACTGGCACGCCGACCGCGCCCGCACCACCGGTCTGCTCCTGCAGAAGGCCGCGCACGACCTCGACGTGATCCACTGGCTGGCCGGTGGCTACACCAGCCGCGTCAACGCCTTCGGCGACCTGATGCTCTACGGCGACCTGCCACGCCGCGAGCCCGGCACGCCGCGGCCCGAGGGGTGGCTGCGCGAGTTCGACTGGCCGCCCGCCCGCCGCACCGGCCTGCACCACGTCGTGGACGTCGAGGACGTGTCGGTGATGAACATGCGCCTCGACAACGGCGTCATCGCCGCCTACCAGCAGTGCCACTTCACGCCCGACTACGTGCGCAACTACACGGTGATCGGCACCGAGGGGCGGCTGGAGAACTTCGGCGACCGCCCCGGCGACACCGTCAAGGTGTGGAACACCGGCCCCACCGACTACCGCCCCGACGCCGACGTCACCTACCGGGTGCCCGACGCGCAGGGCGGCCACGGCGGCGCGGACACGGCCATCGTCACCGAGTGGCTCAGGTTCGTCCGGGAGGGCGGGGCGACCGACACCTCGCCGGTGGCCGCCCGGATGAGCGTGGCGGCCGGCTACATGGCCACGATGTCGTTGCGCGACGGCGGCATGCCGTTCGACGTCCCGCCCCTCGACGCCGACCTGGCCGCCTACTTCGACCGCGGCCAGGTGGAGTGA
- a CDS encoding carbohydrate ABC transporter permease: MRNGRLWPVHLVLAVGAAAMVMPFFWQVLTSLKTFTEATRTPPVWIPSFEWSNFAKVLDETPFLQQFGNTVVMTAGRTLAQLLFCSLAAYAFARLRFPGRDVLFIALLSVLMVPGQLFLIPQYQIVQSLGWLNTLPGLIAPGMFSAFGTFMMRQFFMTLPAEVEEAARLDGANPLRIFWSVMLPLARPGLMALGVLTVLWSWNDLMWPLIVNTDPESMPLSAGLSALQGEHMTDYPVLMAGSLMASAPVVVLFLVMQRQLIEGIAFTGSK; encoded by the coding sequence ATGCGTAACGGCCGGCTCTGGCCCGTCCACCTGGTCCTCGCCGTCGGTGCGGCCGCGATGGTGATGCCGTTCTTCTGGCAGGTGCTCACCTCGCTGAAGACCTTCACCGAGGCCACCAGGACACCGCCGGTGTGGATCCCGTCGTTCGAGTGGTCCAACTTCGCGAAGGTCCTCGACGAGACGCCGTTCCTCCAGCAGTTCGGCAACACCGTGGTGATGACCGCCGGGCGGACGCTGGCCCAGCTCCTGTTCTGCTCGCTCGCGGCCTACGCCTTCGCCCGGCTGCGCTTCCCCGGCCGGGACGTGCTCTTCATCGCGCTGCTGTCGGTGCTCATGGTGCCGGGCCAGCTCTTCCTCATCCCGCAGTACCAGATCGTGCAGAGCCTCGGCTGGCTCAACACCCTGCCGGGGCTGATCGCGCCCGGCATGTTCAGCGCGTTCGGCACGTTCATGATGCGGCAGTTCTTCATGACGCTGCCCGCCGAGGTCGAGGAGGCCGCCCGGCTGGACGGCGCCAACCCGCTGCGGATCTTCTGGAGCGTGATGCTGCCGCTGGCCAGGCCGGGCCTGATGGCGCTCGGCGTGCTCACCGTGCTGTGGTCGTGGAACGACCTGATGTGGCCGCTCATCGTCAACACCGACCCCGAGAGCATGCCGCTGTCGGCCGGTCTGTCGGCCCTGCAGGGCGAGCACATGACCGACTATCCGGTGCTCATGGCCGGCTCGCTGATGGCCAGCGCGCCCGTCGTGGTGCTCTTCCTCGTCATGCAGCGGCAACTCATCGAGGGCATCGCCTTCACCGGCTCGAAGTAG
- a CDS encoding carbohydrate ABC transporter permease, with the protein MSTLGRAVAAEAAARPATRRRLRDRDWVWGYAMIAPLVLGLGLFYLWPVAQSVYYSFTEWTLFGDATWIGLRNYEQVLTDPANLRALRNTFVYGGLSLLGIPLSIAVAALLGTRGLKLVSLYRTLYFLPVVTMPAAVAMIWTWLYNGDYGLVNYLLSLVGVEGTSWIANPSTALYALVAVGVWTQVGYNAVIFMAGLQAIPRHLYEAASIDGAGRVRQFFRVTLPLLSPSVFFVSVLSVINGLQMFDLVYLMLRRGNPAREETQTIVSLFFSRAFEEGAKGYAAAMAVVLMAITLVLTVVQFRVQKRWVHYA; encoded by the coding sequence GTGAGCACCCTCGGAAGGGCGGTCGCCGCCGAGGCGGCCGCCCGCCCCGCCACCCGTCGCAGGCTGCGCGACCGCGACTGGGTCTGGGGCTACGCGATGATCGCGCCGCTCGTGCTCGGCCTCGGCCTGTTCTACCTGTGGCCGGTCGCGCAGTCCGTCTACTACAGCTTCACCGAGTGGACGCTGTTCGGCGACGCCACCTGGATCGGCCTGCGCAACTACGAGCAGGTCCTCACCGACCCCGCCAACCTCAGGGCGCTGCGCAACACCTTCGTCTACGGCGGGCTGAGCCTGCTCGGCATCCCGCTGTCCATCGCCGTGGCCGCGCTGCTCGGCACCCGGGGGCTGAAGCTGGTCTCGCTCTACCGGACCCTGTACTTCCTGCCCGTCGTCACCATGCCGGCCGCCGTCGCGATGATCTGGACCTGGCTCTACAACGGCGACTACGGGCTGGTCAACTACCTGCTCTCGCTCGTCGGCGTCGAGGGCACCTCGTGGATCGCGAACCCGTCCACCGCCCTGTACGCGCTCGTCGCCGTGGGCGTCTGGACGCAGGTCGGCTACAACGCGGTCATCTTCATGGCGGGCCTGCAGGCCATCCCGCGCCACCTGTACGAGGCGGCCTCGATCGACGGGGCCGGGCGGGTCAGGCAGTTCTTCCGGGTCACGCTGCCCCTGCTGTCGCCCAGCGTGTTCTTCGTGTCCGTGCTCAGCGTGATCAACGGCCTGCAGATGTTCGACCTGGTCTACCTGATGCTGCGCCGGGGCAACCCGGCCCGGGAGGAGACGCAGACCATCGTCTCGCTGTTCTTCTCCCGCGCCTTCGAGGAGGGCGCCAAGGGGTACGCGGCGGCCATGGCCGTCGTGCTCATGGCCATCACCCTGGTGCTGACCGTCGTCCAGTTCCGGGTCCAGAAGAGGTGGGTGCACTATGCGTAA
- a CDS encoding ABC transporter substrate-binding protein → MTGKVWALVCAGALVAGLAGCSSSDGADAGGKVTLTYAYWDEENQGAAMRKITEEFTKAHPDIEVKLQFTPNKEYWTKLQTAAAGGTAPDVFWMNGPRIGLYASQGALLPLSDRIAKDKLDLGKYPKSLVDLYTLDGKQYGIPKDFDTIGLWYNKDLFDAAGVKYPDASWTWDDVRDAAKRLTDPAKGVHGIGAMAWSQELYYNTIFQAGGHVISEDKKKSGYDDPATIEGLKFWKDLLDRKLSPTVQQMTDNDPIEMFKSGKLAMWYDGSYDAAQYNKTEGLNADVAPLPAGPKGKATVIHGLANVIYAKTEHPEQAWEFLKFLGSEQANRIQAESGAVIPAYEGLQDSWVKSMPKLNLQAFIDQLPDARPYPVSKNTAAWARPETDAITKAFSDGQDVEAIAREFAATMNAALSQEK, encoded by the coding sequence ATGACAGGCAAGGTGTGGGCGCTGGTGTGCGCCGGTGCGCTCGTGGCGGGACTCGCGGGATGCTCCTCGTCTGACGGGGCGGACGCCGGCGGCAAGGTGACGCTGACGTACGCGTACTGGGACGAGGAGAACCAGGGCGCGGCCATGCGCAAGATCACCGAGGAGTTCACCAAGGCGCACCCGGACATCGAGGTCAAGCTCCAGTTCACCCCGAACAAGGAGTACTGGACCAAGCTGCAGACCGCCGCCGCCGGTGGCACCGCCCCCGACGTCTTCTGGATGAACGGCCCGCGCATCGGCCTCTACGCCTCCCAGGGCGCGCTGCTGCCGCTCTCCGACCGGATCGCCAAGGACAAGCTGGACCTCGGGAAGTACCCGAAGTCGCTGGTCGACCTCTACACCCTCGACGGCAAGCAGTACGGCATCCCCAAGGACTTCGACACCATCGGCCTCTGGTACAACAAGGACCTCTTCGACGCCGCCGGGGTGAAGTACCCCGACGCCTCCTGGACCTGGGACGACGTGCGCGACGCGGCCAAGCGGTTGACCGACCCGGCCAAGGGCGTCCACGGCATCGGCGCGATGGCCTGGTCGCAGGAGCTGTACTACAACACGATCTTCCAAGCCGGCGGCCACGTCATCTCCGAGGACAAGAAGAAGTCCGGCTACGACGACCCGGCCACCATCGAGGGCCTGAAGTTCTGGAAGGACCTCCTCGACCGGAAGCTGTCGCCCACGGTCCAGCAGATGACCGACAACGACCCCATCGAGATGTTCAAGAGCGGCAAGCTCGCCATGTGGTACGACGGCTCGTACGACGCCGCCCAGTACAACAAGACCGAGGGCCTGAACGCCGACGTCGCCCCGCTGCCCGCCGGCCCCAAGGGCAAGGCCACCGTCATCCACGGACTGGCCAACGTCATCTACGCCAAGACCGAGCACCCCGAGCAGGCGTGGGAGTTCCTCAAGTTCCTCGGCTCCGAGCAGGCCAACCGCATCCAGGCCGAGTCGGGGGCCGTCATCCCGGCCTACGAGGGCCTGCAGGACTCCTGGGTCAAGTCGATGCCCAAGCTGAACCTCCAGGCGTTCATCGACCAGCTTCCCGACGCCCGGCCGTACCCCGTCTCGAAGAACACCGCCGCCTGGGCGCGGCCCGAGACCGACGCGATCACCAAGGCGTTCTCCGACGGGCAGGACGTGGAGGCGATCGCCCGCGAGTTCGCGGCCACCATGAACGCGGCCCTGTCGCAGGAGAAGTGA